A region from the Ptychodera flava strain L36383 chromosome 12, AS_Pfla_20210202, whole genome shotgun sequence genome encodes:
- the LOC139146228 gene encoding uncharacterized protein, with protein sequence MAAIAYANNVKDVLDLDKLVDTDFSSSTSWIGVSWKSIFTEADSEIIYFLVSIGTHVGGQDIESFGDNIVASNEFKVKLNGLTLRPGKKYYSNVKAVNSAGLVSIASSDGFMVDTAPPEVGVVHDGLGIYDSEYQNSSTIVAASWHGFSDLQSSIHHYIWCVGNTPGADDVLPCRDVGLHLSMATTSEYGLISGQSYFSKVMAVDAARLQSEPAISNGITVDTTVPEAVKKVDNNNTNLIGNPSFEEVEAENGEKDCTNSETFICLPAMWQVQGTGHVTRGSNLSSYEGNAFMNIYGSVSQWVETTVGGKYKVSFHASHLPVSTSSLASQQGYIYLPGLHRIFKLFKRRTRALKLDWYEHVYYFTATSELSNVTIGSFGDKSGIAIDDVQLFLTSELESTPSTSDPIRKHLRTDGKEFSLYASWDIRDPESPIVNYMVAIGTVRGGTQLRDFRSVGRSSQVFIDDLLLTSGLPIYVTVVAKNAADLAAVFYSEPTTVDVTPPQLCCIGDGPNEDEDLTHQTLSVISVHWRASDPESGIEYCEWAVVMVCQVELLSLKKHPTPMKQRCVSSLPPKPSMMHEKTTKRNANCWVKQKKRRRLGGQLRLEVKLLQ encoded by the exons atggccgccattgctTATGCTAACAAT GTTAAAGATGTGCTTGACCTCGATAAACTGGTTGACACTGACTTTTCGTCTTCAACGTCATGGATTGGTGTTTCTTGGAAAAGTATATTCACTGAGGCTGATTCTgaaatcatatattttttggTGTCTATCGGGACTCATGTAGGAG GGCAAGACATCGAGTCATTCGGTGACAATATTGTTGCATCTAACGAATTCAAAGTCAAGTTGAATGGCTTGACTCTCCGGCCTGGAAAGAAATACTATTCTAATGTCAAAGCTGTCAACAGTGCTGGACTTGTGTCGATCGCATCATCTGACGGGTTTATG GTTGATACAGCGCCACCAGAGGTCGGCGTGGTGCATGACGGTCTCGGAATTTACGATTCTGAGTATCAAAACTCCAGTACGATTGTAGCTGCGTCTTGGCATGGTTTCTCTGATCTGcagtcatcaattcatcatTACATATGGTGCGTTGGTAACACGCCTGGAGCAGATGACGTCCTTCCTTGTAGGGACGTTGGACTTCATCTGTCGATGGCAACAACAAGTGAATACGGTCTCATCTCAG GCCAGAGTTACTTTTCAAAGGTCATGGCCGTCGACGCTGCACGTCTTCAATCCGAACCAGCGATTTCGAATGGAATCACAGTGGACACCACTGTTCCAGAGGCGGTAAAGAAAgtcgacaacaacaacacaaacctGATCGGTAACCCGTCCTTTGAAGAAGTTGAAGCAGAAAATGGTGAGAAAGATTGCACCAATTCCGAAACATTCATCTGCCTCCCGGCGATGTGGCAGGTACAGGGAACAGGTCATGTGACAAGAGGTTCAAATCTGAGTTCTTATGAGGGCAATGcgtttatgaatatttatggcAGCGTGTCACAGTGGGTGGAAACTACCGTTGGCGGAAAATACAAAGTTTCGTTCCATGCAAGTCATTTGCCCGTGTCGACCAGTTCACTTGCATCACAACAGGGATACATCTACCTTCCCGGCTTGCATCGAATCTTTAAATTATTCAAGAGACGAACCAGAGCTCTGAAGCTTGACTGGTATGAGCATGTTTATTACTTCACTGCTACATCAGAGTTGTCAAATGTTACGATTGGATCGTTTGGAGACAAAAGCG GCATTGCAATCGATGACGTCCAACTTTTCCTAACCTCTGAGTTAGAGAGTACACCATCTACTAGTGATCCTATACGGAAACATCTGCGTACAGATGGCAAAGAATTTTCCCTGTATGCAAGCTGGGATATCAGAGATCCTGAGAGTCCTATAGTTAACTATATGGTCGCTATAGGTACTGTTAGAG GAGGAACACAGTTGAGGGATTTTCGATCTGTGGGTCGATCATCCCAAGTCTTCATCGACGACCTGTTATTGACCAGTGGTTTACCAATTTACGTCACCGTGGTGGCAAAGAATGCCGCTGATCTGGCTGCAGTGTTCTACTCTGAACCAACCACGGTTGACGTCACACCTCCACAGCTGTGCTGCATCGGA GATGGTCCCAATGAAGATGAAGATCTCACCCACCAAACATTGTCTGTGATCTCAGTACACTGGAGGGCCAGTGACCCAGAGAGTGGAATTGAGTATTGTGAATGGGCTGTAG TTATGGTGTGTCAAGTGGAGTTACTATCGTTAAAGAAGCACCCCACTCCCATGAAGCAACGCTGCGTGTCGTCACTTCCTCCCAAACCGTCTATGATGCACGAGAAAACCACCAAACGGAA TGCAAATTGCTGGGTGAAACAAAAGAAGCGACGAAGGCTTGGCGGTCAGTTGCGGTTGGAGGTGAAACTACTGCAGTAA